The following proteins are co-located in the Dehalococcoides mccartyi 195 genome:
- the leuB gene encoding 3-isopropylmalate dehydrogenase, translating into MDFKLTVLPGDGIGPEVMAEGLKVLNAVAKKYKHSFEYQYGLIGGCCIDKEGVALSPETLAMCKKSDAVLLAAVGDPRFDDPKLPVHPEDGLLALRRGLGLFANIRPVKVAPSLVNSAPIKAEIVKGTDFIFIRELTGGVYFAKPKKRWTTPSGIRKATDSMTYSEKEIERIVRVGFELARSRKKKLVSVDKANVLLSSRLWRQIVIEIAKDYPDITVEHILVDACAMKLILAPTYFDVIVTENMFGDILTDEASMLAGSMGMLPSASLAGIPAKGTKTFGLYEPIHGSAPTIAKQNIANPIATILSIAMMLRYSCGLETEAAEIEAAVDKVLAAGYATIDIFKEGNTKLGTAEMGSQIAKIIGG; encoded by the coding sequence TTGGATTTCAAACTGACAGTTCTGCCCGGTGACGGCATCGGCCCGGAGGTTATGGCCGAAGGCCTAAAGGTGCTTAATGCTGTTGCCAAAAAATACAAACATAGCTTTGAATATCAGTACGGCCTTATCGGCGGCTGCTGTATAGACAAAGAGGGGGTAGCACTCAGCCCTGAGACACTGGCCATGTGCAAAAAGTCTGATGCCGTTTTACTGGCGGCAGTAGGTGACCCCCGCTTTGATGACCCCAAACTGCCGGTTCACCCTGAAGATGGTTTGCTGGCCTTAAGACGCGGCCTTGGTCTTTTTGCCAATATCCGCCCGGTCAAGGTTGCCCCTTCGCTGGTTAATTCTGCTCCCATAAAAGCAGAAATAGTAAAAGGCACTGACTTCATCTTTATACGGGAGCTGACCGGCGGCGTTTATTTTGCCAAGCCTAAAAAACGCTGGACCACACCTTCGGGTATCCGCAAAGCTACCGACAGCATGACCTATTCCGAAAAGGAAATAGAACGGATTGTGCGTGTTGGCTTTGAGCTGGCACGAAGCCGCAAAAAGAAACTGGTCAGCGTGGACAAGGCCAATGTGCTACTGTCTTCGCGTTTGTGGCGGCAGATAGTAATAGAAATTGCTAAAGACTACCCTGATATTACGGTGGAACATATACTGGTAGATGCCTGTGCCATGAAACTGATACTTGCACCCACTTATTTTGATGTTATTGTGACTGAAAATATGTTCGGTGATATTTTGACTGATGAAGCTTCCATGCTGGCAGGTTCTATGGGCATGCTGCCCTCTGCCTCTCTGGCAGGCATACCGGCAAAAGGTACTAAAACATTTGGCCTCTACGAACCTATTCACGGCAGTGCCCCCACTATTGCCAAGCAAAATATTGCCAACCCCATTGCCACCATTTTAAGCATAGCCATGATGCTCCGTTATTCCTGCGGGCTGGAGACCGAAGCTGCTGAAATTGAGGCGGCGGTTGACAAGGTTCTGGCGGCTGGTTATGCTACGATAGATATATTTAAAGAGGGCAACACCAAACTTGGTACAGCCGAGATGGGCAGCCAGATAGCTAAAATTATAGGAGGCTAA
- a CDS encoding ABC transporter ATP-binding protein: MTDTAISLRDISFSYKRIKALDDLSLEIPCGISFGIMGPNGAGKTTLIRIMVGLLRQKSGYLAILGKEFSRQLEYQLGYMPQIHSLYTELTVSQNIDFFARIYGLRDKTLRKARIEEVIRLVDLWDRRNDAVMNLSGGMKQRVSLACAIVHNPPVIFLDEPTVGLDPELRCRFWEYFKSLNQKGVTIVISSHTLDDAAHCDRLAFLREGRVIAEGTPSELKAATGNADASLEDAFLYSIRTGGALSHE, translated from the coding sequence ATGACTGATACAGCTATCAGCTTGCGGGATATATCTTTCAGCTATAAGCGCATTAAAGCTTTAGATGATTTGAGTTTGGAGATTCCCTGCGGTATAAGCTTCGGGATAATGGGGCCTAACGGGGCAGGCAAAACCACTCTTATCCGGATAATGGTGGGGCTTCTCCGCCAAAAAAGCGGATATCTTGCTATACTGGGCAAAGAGTTCAGCCGCCAGCTGGAATATCAGCTGGGGTACATGCCTCAGATACATTCCCTGTATACCGAACTGACAGTCAGCCAGAATATAGACTTTTTTGCCCGTATCTATGGGCTGCGGGATAAAACACTGCGTAAAGCCCGGATAGAAGAAGTAATCAGGCTGGTAGACCTCTGGGACAGACGGAACGATGCTGTTATGAACCTTTCCGGAGGCATGAAACAGAGGGTAAGTCTGGCTTGTGCCATTGTCCATAATCCGCCGGTAATCTTTTTAGACGAACCCACTGTGGGGCTTGACCCCGAACTGCGCTGCCGCTTCTGGGAGTACTTTAAGAGCTTGAACCAGAAGGGGGTAACAATAGTAATATCCAGTCATACCCTTGATGACGCCGCCCACTGTGACCGCCTGGCATTTCTGCGTGAGGGCAGAGTTATTGCCGAAGGTACTCCGTCAGAATTAAAGGCGGCTACAGGCAATGCCGATGCCAGTTTGGAAGACGCCTTTTTATATTCCATCCGCACAGGAGGTGCTCTCAGCCATGAATAA
- a CDS encoding thymidylate synthase, translating into MKITSVEARDLSEAWFLCLRQVLTDGYEYTIERGSYTGQKRKELDMITVHIKNPGNRPLIPDVPPGVPAPSTLEYIDNYLPYLMTAHRAEGEQYTYGQYLEAQIAKVIKMYRDTGFNTNQAFMTVGNPETLDLEDPPCLRSIDTRIRYGKLHFVIYFRSWDLWAGFPSNLAAIQMLKEYMAAEIGVEDGEIIAMSKGMHIYDYAWDIAKTAAGMNGA; encoded by the coding sequence ATGAAAATTACCTCAGTGGAAGCCAGAGACCTCTCCGAAGCATGGTTTTTGTGCTTAAGACAGGTGCTGACAGATGGTTACGAATACACTATTGAACGCGGCAGTTATACGGGGCAAAAACGCAAAGAACTGGATATGATAACTGTCCATATTAAAAATCCCGGCAACCGCCCCCTTATACCGGATGTCCCCCCCGGCGTACCTGCCCCATCCACTCTGGAATATATAGACAACTACCTGCCTTATCTTATGACCGCCCACCGGGCAGAGGGTGAACAATATACTTACGGCCAGTACCTTGAAGCCCAGATTGCCAAGGTCATAAAAATGTACCGGGACACAGGCTTCAATACCAATCAGGCCTTTATGACCGTAGGTAACCCCGAAACACTGGATTTGGAAGACCCGCCCTGCCTGCGAAGTATAGATACCAGAATCCGCTACGGAAAACTTCATTTCGTTATATATTTCCGCTCATGGGATTTGTGGGCAGGTTTCCCGTCTAATCTGGCCGCTATCCAGATGCTCAAAGAATACATGGCCGCCGAAATAGGGGTGGAGGACGGAGAGATTATCGCCATGAGCAAGGGCATGCATATATACGATTATGCATGGGATATAGCCAAAACCGCCGCCGGTATGAACGGCGCTTAG
- the leuD gene encoding 3-isopropylmalate dehydratase small subunit: MLKGFVHKYGENVDTDAIIPARYLNVSEPKALAEHCMEDIDLDFVKKVKPGDFIVATTNFGCGSSREHAPISIKASGVSAVIAASFARIFFRNAINIGLPLLESAEAAEKINSGDELEIDLESGVIKDLTTGKSFAAKPYPEFMSRLIKAGGLIEYTREKLCGRGV, translated from the coding sequence ATGTTAAAAGGATTTGTACATAAATACGGTGAAAATGTGGATACGGATGCCATTATCCCGGCACGGTATTTAAACGTATCCGAACCTAAGGCACTGGCCGAACATTGTATGGAAGATATAGACTTGGACTTTGTAAAAAAGGTTAAACCGGGTGATTTTATCGTGGCCACCACCAATTTCGGCTGCGGTTCTTCACGTGAGCATGCACCTATTTCAATAAAAGCTTCCGGTGTTTCGGCGGTTATTGCCGCCAGTTTCGCCCGCATATTTTTCCGCAACGCCATAAACATCGGCCTGCCATTGCTTGAAAGTGCCGAAGCAGCCGAAAAAATAAACAGCGGTGACGAACTGGAAATAGATTTGGAAAGCGGCGTTATCAAAGACCTGACTACAGGTAAAAGCTTTGCCGCCAAACCCTATCCTGAGTTTATGTCCCGCCTGATAAAGGCCGGCGGCCTTATTGAATATACCCGTGAAAAACTTTGCGGAAGAGGTGTTTAG
- a CDS encoding ABC transporter permease encodes MNNILAIAQRLIRQLLHDRRTMALIIVVPVVVMGLIGVSFPDATVLDYIAPAMLATLALFFSFLLTGISFLRETSQGTMERLMAAPVSRLDIVAGYLLGFFVFALLQTLIIVLFTIYVLGVNFQGELWQILLFQVLIITGAVTLGIFTSSFAKNEFQMVQFIPLIIVPQVFLCGVIWPVSQMPEWLQYLSNILPLTYGVDGMREIMLQGKNLAEVGFQCGVLILFAVITTALAALTVPKRR; translated from the coding sequence ATGAATAATATACTGGCTATTGCCCAGAGGCTTATCCGCCAGTTGCTCCATGACCGGCGGACTATGGCCCTTATTATAGTAGTCCCGGTGGTGGTTATGGGGCTTATAGGGGTAAGTTTCCCGGATGCCACTGTACTTGATTATATTGCCCCGGCCATGCTGGCCACTTTAGCCCTGTTTTTCAGCTTCCTGCTGACCGGCATTTCATTCCTTAGGGAGACATCTCAGGGGACTATGGAAAGGCTTATGGCGGCACCTGTTTCCCGTCTGGACATAGTTGCCGGTTATCTGCTGGGGTTTTTCGTGTTTGCCCTGCTCCAGACACTTATCATTGTTCTTTTTACTATCTACGTGCTGGGAGTCAACTTTCAGGGTGAACTCTGGCAGATTCTGCTCTTTCAGGTGCTTATTATTACCGGGGCGGTTACACTGGGCATTTTCACCAGCAGTTTTGCCAAAAATGAATTTCAAATGGTTCAGTTTATCCCTCTTATTATTGTCCCCCAGGTGTTTTTGTGCGGTGTTATCTGGCCGGTTTCCCAAATGCCGGAATGGCTTCAGTACCTGTCAAATATACTGCCGCTGACCTATGGCGTGGACGGCATGCGGGAAATAATGCTTCAGGGGAAAAATCTGGCTGAAGTAGGCTTTCAGTGCGGGGTTCTGATATTGTTTGCAGTTATTACCACCGCTTTGGCGGCACTCACCGTTCCCAAGCGCCGCTAA
- a CDS encoding ABC transporter ATP-binding protein, producing MDLEILLEVKDLHVEVDGREILHGVDLVLPAGETHVIFGPNGSGKTTLLMTLMGFPRYKITQGQLIFNGKDITHVPIDERARLGIGISFQRPPVVRGVKLREMVRSSLRTKEDSGLIDELAKKAHMTDFLERDVNHGFSGGEIKRSELLQLLAQGPDMVLLDEPESGVDLENIALIGSLINDLLEKKHPIRERKRGGLVITHTGHILDYVNARTGYVLCHGRINCTGDPRDMLETIKQNGYQECVECPRKI from the coding sequence ATGGATTTAGAAATTTTGCTTGAGGTAAAAGACCTCCACGTTGAGGTAGATGGCCGTGAGATACTCCACGGAGTTGACCTGGTACTGCCTGCCGGAGAAACCCATGTCATTTTCGGGCCTAACGGCAGCGGCAAAACTACTTTGCTGATGACTCTGATGGGCTTTCCCCGGTACAAGATAACTCAGGGGCAGCTTATATTTAATGGCAAAGATATTACCCATGTCCCCATTGATGAGCGTGCCCGTTTAGGCATAGGCATAAGTTTTCAGCGCCCGCCAGTAGTCCGCGGGGTAAAACTGAGGGAAATGGTCAGGAGTTCGCTTCGGACTAAAGAAGACTCAGGCTTGATTGATGAGCTTGCCAAAAAAGCCCACATGACAGATTTTCTGGAAAGAGACGTAAACCACGGCTTTTCCGGGGGTGAAATCAAACGTTCCGAACTGCTGCAGTTACTGGCACAAGGGCCGGATATGGTCCTGCTTGATGAACCTGAATCCGGGGTTGATTTGGAAAATATTGCCCTTATCGGCAGCCTTATAAATGACCTGCTGGAGAAAAAACACCCTATCCGCGAACGCAAACGGGGTGGTCTGGTAATAACCCACACCGGGCATATCCTGGATTATGTAAACGCCCGTACCGGTTATGTGCTCTGCCACGGACGCATAAATTGCACCGGTGACCCGCGGGATATGCTGGAAACTATAAAGCAGAACGGTTATCAGGAGTGTGTAGAATGTCCCCGAAAGATCTAA
- a CDS encoding ABC transporter ATP-binding protein — protein sequence MAKQDLPPLIEFKNISLVRGERLCLKNINLVINQGQSLAILGPNGAGKSSLIKTITRELYPIFDPQNSSLRILGRENWDVFALRSQLGIVSAEVLNQNISQTCKEAVLSGYFGSPYLHDAGLVSTEMENYANEVMHLLEIDKLAERLTNEISSGETRRVVIARALVNKPQSLLLDEPTTNLDMKSAHQLRKLLSKIAGLGTQIILVTHNLSDIIPEINRVVMLKDGSIFRDGVKTEILTEANFAELFGFEVNLLSKDGFYHIY from the coding sequence ATGGCCAAACAAGATTTACCACCTCTGATAGAGTTTAAGAACATAAGCCTGGTACGCGGTGAACGCCTGTGCCTGAAAAATATAAATCTGGTTATAAACCAGGGGCAAAGCCTGGCAATCCTCGGCCCGAACGGAGCGGGTAAATCCAGCCTGATTAAAACCATAACCCGCGAACTGTATCCGATTTTTGACCCCCAAAATTCAAGCCTGCGTATACTGGGACGGGAAAACTGGGATGTGTTTGCGCTGCGAAGCCAGTTGGGCATAGTATCAGCCGAAGTTTTAAACCAAAATATCAGCCAGACCTGCAAAGAAGCAGTGCTAAGCGGGTATTTCGGCTCACCATATCTGCACGATGCCGGATTGGTCAGCACGGAGATGGAAAACTATGCCAATGAAGTAATGCATCTGCTGGAGATAGACAAACTGGCGGAAAGGCTGACCAATGAGATTTCAAGCGGTGAAACCCGCCGGGTGGTTATTGCCAGAGCTTTAGTAAACAAACCCCAAAGCCTGCTGCTGGATGAACCGACTACCAACCTTGACATGAAATCCGCCCACCAGTTACGCAAACTGCTCAGCAAAATTGCCGGTCTGGGCACCCAGATAATACTGGTAACTCATAACCTTAGTGACATAATACCGGAAATAAACAGAGTGGTTATGCTGAAAGACGGCAGCATTTTCCGGGACGGGGTAAAAACCGAGATACTGACCGAAGCTAATTTTGCAGAGCTTTTCGGGTTTGAAGTAAACCTATTGAGCAAAGACGGTTTTTATCATATATACTAG
- a CDS encoding SagB/ThcOx family dehydrogenase, translated as MADIIKLPPPAVRGKMTVEEAINKRRSVRAFSSRGLTKEILSQLLWASDGITDTVDKLRSAPSAGAIYPLELYIIAGDKGIEGLDAGVYRYNPERHVLHLQLGGDFRLQLAEGCFNQDFVADAPFSLVICYRPDELIKRYGKSADKYAYFEVGHAAQNFCLECVSSGLGSVVIGAFTEETVCKSMNLNGHPKPLYVIAAGFPAAK; from the coding sequence ATGGCCGATATTATAAAATTACCCCCGCCTGCTGTCCGGGGCAAAATGACAGTTGAAGAAGCTATAAATAAACGGCGTTCGGTGAGAGCCTTTTCAAGCCGCGGGCTGACCAAAGAAATATTATCCCAGCTGTTATGGGCTTCAGACGGTATTACCGATACGGTAGATAAATTGCGCTCTGCACCCAGTGCCGGGGCAATTTACCCGCTGGAGCTTTATATTATAGCCGGTGATAAAGGGATAGAAGGCTTGGATGCCGGTGTTTACCGGTATAATCCGGAGCGGCACGTTCTTCATCTGCAGCTAGGCGGTGATTTCCGCCTTCAGCTGGCGGAGGGGTGTTTTAATCAGGACTTTGTAGCTGATGCACCTTTTTCGCTGGTTATTTGCTACCGTCCTGATGAGCTGATAAAGAGGTATGGCAAAAGCGCTGACAAGTATGCTTATTTTGAAGTGGGTCACGCGGCTCAAAATTTTTGTCTGGAGTGTGTGTCTTCGGGTTTAGGGAGTGTAGTAATCGGTGCTTTTACGGAAGAAACTGTTTGCAAATCTATGAACCTGAACGGACACCCCAAACCGCTGTATGTAATTGCGGCGGGTTTCCCCGCCGCTAAATAA
- a CDS encoding SufB/SufD family protein: MSPKDLRPNLADKAGAAVNKKPAIGDDILLEKYTDNTDDHKYVNKPSELGAEDKSRMLESGVILDDLKERSGTFIQMDNRPVHFSTQQDGIEIMSTSEAALKYDWLKDYWWKAVSVDADKYTAHVELNKADGYFIRALPGVKTEFPVQSCMYMAKNQAIQNVHNIIIAEEGSELHIITGCTSAHRTETGLHLGVTEFFIKKGAKVTFTMIHTWSPDIAVRPRTGAIVEEDGVFLSNYVVMKTVKNLQSYPVAYLNGENAVARFNSVMVCPPGSKMDVGSRVFLNARHTRTELITRALTTGGEIISRGYIEGKVPDCKGHLECRGLILGDNGIIYAIPELMGKVAGVDLSHEAAVGKIAEEEVEYLMARGLNKDEATAAIVRGFLNVDVEGLPPLLKEEMDKAIKLGDQEGM; this comes from the coding sequence ATGTCCCCGAAAGATCTAAGGCCCAATCTGGCTGATAAAGCCGGTGCTGCTGTAAATAAAAAACCCGCCATCGGTGATGATATTTTATTAGAAAAATATACCGATAATACCGATGACCATAAATACGTAAATAAACCATCTGAGCTTGGGGCTGAAGATAAATCCCGTATGCTTGAGTCAGGTGTAATACTGGATGACCTTAAGGAACGCAGCGGAACATTTATCCAGATGGATAACCGCCCCGTCCATTTCTCTACCCAGCAGGATGGCATAGAGATTATGTCAACCAGTGAAGCCGCTTTGAAGTATGACTGGCTGAAAGATTACTGGTGGAAAGCGGTATCTGTAGATGCGGATAAATATACCGCCCATGTTGAGCTTAACAAGGCAGACGGCTATTTTATACGGGCGCTTCCCGGCGTAAAAACCGAATTCCCCGTTCAGTCCTGTATGTACATGGCTAAAAACCAGGCTATACAGAATGTCCACAACATTATTATTGCCGAAGAAGGTTCCGAGCTGCATATTATTACCGGCTGTACTTCCGCTCACCGCACTGAGACCGGTCTGCATCTGGGTGTGACCGAGTTTTTTATAAAAAAGGGCGCTAAAGTAACCTTTACCATGATACACACCTGGTCACCGGATATAGCCGTGCGTCCGCGTACCGGTGCCATAGTGGAAGAGGACGGGGTTTTCCTGAGTAATTACGTTGTCATGAAAACTGTTAAAAACCTGCAGTCATACCCGGTGGCCTATCTGAACGGTGAAAATGCAGTTGCCCGTTTTAACAGTGTTATGGTTTGCCCTCCCGGCTCTAAAATGGATGTCGGTTCGCGGGTCTTTTTAAATGCCAGGCATACCCGGACAGAGCTTATTACCCGCGCCCTGACCACCGGCGGGGAGATTATCTCCCGCGGGTATATTGAAGGAAAAGTGCCGGATTGCAAGGGGCATCTGGAGTGCCGCGGGCTTATTCTGGGTGATAACGGCATTATTTATGCCATACCGGAGCTTATGGGTAAGGTGGCCGGAGTGGATTTGTCTCATGAGGCTGCGGTGGGTAAAATAGCCGAAGAGGAAGTTGAATACCTGATGGCCAGAGGGTTAAATAAAGATGAAGCTACGGCTGCCATTGTACGCGGCTTTTTGAATGTAGATGTTGAGGGCCTGCCTCCCCTGCTTAAGGAAGAAATGGATAAAGCCATTAAGCTGGGTGACCAGGAAGGAATGTAA
- the cimA gene encoding citramalate synthase produces MQVKLYDTTLRDGSQREGISFTVADKLKIAQKLDELGIHYIEGGWPGSNPKDSEFFVQVKSLKLKNAKMVAFGSTRRPKVKAEADATLKQLVEAGTEYVTLVGKSSARQVTQVLETTLEENLAMITDSIEYLRSKCIKVFLDAEHFFDGYKDNPEYSIQVLQAAEKAGAEGVVLCDTNGGSLPEEIAEAVEAVTKSVNICVGIHSHNDTEMAVANSIAALKAGASQIQGTINGFGERCGNANMCSIIPILKLKMGIDCITDSQLKLLTDTSHYISELANLVSEPFLPYVGASAFSHKAGLHVSGLSKWSGSYQHIEPELVGNRQRLLVSELAGRSNIVQRAKAIGINLTSDSKEVKDLLQQVKKMESMGFQYENAEASFDLLVNRTQAGYAAPFELIDFMVVVEKQRRPSAMRSQDEMMAEGIVKVRVDGEVMHTVAEGNGPINALDAALRKGLCQFYPELSSVHLSDYKVRILEQTSGTDALVRVLIESTDGESTWHTVGASPNIIEASWLALSDSFEYWLITKKCKNCKKQ; encoded by the coding sequence GTGCAAGTAAAACTATATGATACTACTTTAAGAGACGGTTCTCAGCGTGAAGGAATTTCCTTTACGGTAGCTGATAAGCTTAAGATTGCCCAGAAACTGGATGAACTGGGCATACACTATATTGAGGGCGGCTGGCCGGGTTCAAACCCCAAAGACAGTGAATTTTTTGTTCAGGTAAAGTCCCTCAAGCTGAAAAATGCCAAAATGGTGGCTTTCGGCTCTACCCGCCGCCCCAAAGTTAAAGCCGAAGCAGATGCAACCCTGAAGCAGCTGGTTGAGGCAGGTACGGAATATGTTACATTGGTCGGCAAGAGTTCCGCCAGACAGGTGACCCAGGTGCTGGAAACCACTCTGGAAGAAAATCTGGCCATGATTACTGATTCCATTGAATACCTGCGTTCAAAATGCATAAAGGTTTTTTTGGACGCCGAACACTTTTTTGACGGCTACAAAGACAACCCCGAATACTCCATACAGGTTTTGCAGGCGGCCGAAAAGGCCGGAGCTGAAGGCGTGGTGCTTTGCGATACCAACGGAGGCAGTCTGCCCGAAGAAATAGCCGAAGCCGTAGAAGCGGTAACCAAGTCGGTAAATATCTGCGTGGGTATTCACTCTCATAATGACACGGAAATGGCCGTAGCTAACAGTATAGCCGCTCTCAAGGCCGGTGCCAGCCAGATTCAGGGTACGATAAATGGTTTTGGTGAAAGATGCGGCAATGCCAACATGTGCTCCATAATACCCATTTTAAAGCTGAAAATGGGTATAGACTGCATAACTGACAGCCAGTTGAAGCTGCTGACCGATACTTCCCATTATATAAGCGAACTGGCAAATCTGGTTTCCGAACCGTTTTTGCCGTATGTGGGTGCCAGCGCCTTTTCCCACAAAGCAGGCCTGCATGTCAGCGGCCTGAGCAAGTGGTCAGGCAGTTACCAGCATATAGAGCCGGAACTGGTGGGCAACCGCCAGCGTTTATTGGTATCGGAATTGGCAGGCCGGTCAAACATTGTCCAAAGGGCCAAAGCTATCGGCATAAATTTGACGTCGGACTCAAAAGAAGTCAAAGATTTGCTTCAGCAGGTCAAGAAAATGGAGAGCATGGGTTTTCAGTATGAAAATGCTGAGGCCTCTTTTGATTTGCTGGTAAACCGCACCCAGGCGGGTTATGCAGCCCCGTTTGAGCTTATAGATTTTATGGTGGTGGTAGAAAAACAGCGCCGCCCCTCAGCTATGCGCAGCCAGGACGAAATGATGGCCGAAGGGATAGTAAAAGTAAGGGTAGACGGCGAGGTTATGCATACTGTCGCCGAAGGCAACGGCCCCATAAATGCACTTGATGCCGCTTTGCGCAAAGGACTTTGCCAGTTTTATCCGGAACTTTCATCTGTCCATCTTTCGGATTACAAGGTGCGTATACTGGAGCAGACCAGCGGTACAGATGCTTTGGTGAGGGTGCTGATTGAATCTACTGATGGTGAAAGTACCTGGCATACTGTAGGTGCCAGCCCGAATATCATCGAAGCCAGTTGGCTGGCTTTGTCAGACAGCTTTGAATACTGGCTGATTACCAAGAAATGTAAAAACTGCAAGAAACAGTAA
- a CDS encoding archease: MQHTADTGIIAQGADLSAAFAFSASGLFSLITDTSTLQQDKAVSLAFSSDSYENLLVKWLNELIYIFDTHQMVFGRFEVAVSPDFRLSATCFGQKITADTVLHHYVKAATYHLLKVKKISGGYKLQVVLDI; encoded by the coding sequence ATGCAGCATACTGCCGACACGGGCATAATAGCCCAGGGAGCAGATTTGAGTGCTGCTTTTGCCTTTTCAGCCAGCGGGCTTTTCAGCCTTATCACCGATACCTCAACTTTGCAGCAGGATAAAGCCGTATCATTGGCATTCAGTTCAGACAGCTATGAAAATCTGCTGGTTAAATGGCTGAACGAGCTTATCTACATATTTGATACTCACCAGATGGTATTTGGCCGGTTTGAGGTAGCCGTTAGCCCTGATTTCAGGCTTTCAGCCACCTGTTTCGGACAGAAAATTACGGCTGATACTGTTTTACATCATTATGTAAAAGCCGCTACCTACCACCTGCTTAAGGTAAAAAAGATTAGCGGAGGGTACAAGCTACAAGTGGTATTGGATATCTAG
- a CDS encoding RtcB family protein codes for MTSPWQGILKKIDDYRWEIPQNYKTGMKVPGLVYASEPMLSQIWEEHAIEQIANVAFLPGIVGKSMAMPDIHWGYGFPIGGVAATRISDGVISPGGVGFDINCGTRLLRTNLSVREVQPKIDELLAELFAKIPSGVGGSGNIKLSQPDMDSVMTRGGNWALEKGMGESEDISLTEECGSLSGANPDRVSPKAKTRGSSQLGTLGSGNHFLEVQVVAEIFDPEVASVFGVQETGQVLFLIHTGSRGLGHQVCTDYVQLLNETVRKYGINLPDRQLACAPLKSEDGQNYLAAMACASNYAWANRQCITQWARDAFMKVFEKGRQDLGMNQIYDVAHNIAKIEEHMVDGKMQNVCVHRKGATRSFPAGRPEIPAIYRKVGQPVIIPGDMGRYSYVAVGTETAMKETFGSTCHGAGRMLSRSLAKKAASVPQLMENLRAQGISVMAGDIDSLAEEAPEAYKDVADVVEVTHKAGIARNIFKTRPLGVIKG; via the coding sequence ATGACCAGCCCGTGGCAGGGAATACTAAAAAAAATAGATGATTACCGCTGGGAAATTCCCCAGAACTATAAAACCGGTATGAAAGTGCCCGGTCTGGTGTATGCCAGTGAGCCTATGCTTAGCCAAATATGGGAGGAGCATGCTATAGAGCAGATTGCCAATGTGGCATTTCTGCCTGGTATTGTCGGCAAGTCTATGGCTATGCCTGATATTCACTGGGGTTACGGGTTTCCTATAGGCGGGGTGGCGGCCACCCGGATAAGTGACGGGGTAATTTCACCCGGCGGCGTTGGTTTTGATATAAATTGCGGCACCCGCCTTTTGCGGACAAACCTTAGTGTCCGGGAGGTACAGCCTAAGATAGATGAACTTTTGGCTGAGCTTTTTGCCAAAATACCTTCCGGTGTTGGCGGCAGCGGTAATATAAAGCTGAGCCAGCCGGATATGGATAGCGTCATGACCCGCGGCGGAAACTGGGCACTGGAAAAGGGCATGGGCGAGTCTGAAGATATCAGCCTGACTGAGGAATGCGGCAGTCTGTCCGGTGCTAATCCGGACAGGGTTTCCCCCAAGGCTAAAACCAGGGGTTCCTCCCAGCTGGGTACACTAGGTTCGGGAAATCATTTTCTGGAAGTACAGGTGGTGGCTGAGATATTTGACCCGGAAGTGGCCTCAGTATTTGGGGTGCAGGAAACCGGTCAGGTACTTTTTCTTATCCACACCGGTTCGCGGGGTTTGGGGCATCAGGTCTGCACTGACTATGTCCAGCTGCTCAATGAGACCGTCAGGAAATATGGGATAAATTTGCCTGACCGCCAGCTGGCCTGTGCCCCGTTAAAATCAGAAGACGGGCAGAATTATCTGGCTGCTATGGCTTGCGCTTCCAATTATGCCTGGGCTAACCGCCAGTGCATTACCCAGTGGGCGCGGGATGCCTTTATGAAGGTATTTGAAAAAGGGCGGCAGGATTTGGGTATGAACCAGATATACGATGTGGCTCATAATATTGCCAAAATAGAAGAACACATGGTTGACGGGAAAATGCAGAACGTATGTGTCCACCGCAAGGGCGCAACCCGCTCTTTTCCGGCCGGGCGGCCTGAAATACCCGCGATTTACCGAAAAGTGGGGCAACCTGTTATAATACCCGGGGATATGGGCAGGTACTCATATGTGGCTGTGGGCACCGAAACTGCCATGAAAGAAACTTTTGGGTCTACCTGCCATGGTGCAGGCCGGATGCTAAGCCGGAGCTTGGCTAAAAAAGCTGCTTCCGTTCCGCAGCTTATGGAAAACCTTAGAGCCCAGGGTATAAGTGTAATGGCAGGTGATATAGACAGCTTGGCTGAAGAAGCCCCGGAAGCCTACAAGGATGTGGCAGATGTGGTAGAAGTAACCCACAAAGCCGGTATTGCCCGAAATATATTTAAAACCAGACCATTAGGAGTAATCAAGGGTTAA